Below is a genomic region from Vicia villosa cultivar HV-30 ecotype Madison, WI unplaced genomic scaffold, Vvil1.0 ctg.000600F_1_1, whole genome shotgun sequence.
ACCAGATCTTAAGGCTGGAAAAGAAGTTGCAGATTATCTCGGAACTGTTCATCATGAGTTTACCTTTACTGTTCAGGTAACAGCTCGAAATCGATGTTTGAGGGCTACTTCAATACTTAAACCAAGATTATGAAATGAGTAACATATGGTGTAatgttatgttatgttttgtaggATGGTATAGATGCAATTGAGGATGTTATATACCATGTTGAAACATATGATGTGACTTCAATTAGAGCAAGCACACCGATGTTTCTTATGTCAAGGAAGATTAAATCACTTGGCGTCAAATGGGTGATCTCCGGTGAAGGATCTGATGAGATCTTTGGCGGATATCTGTACTTTCACAAGGCACCAAACAAGGAAGAGTTTCACCAAGAAACATGCCGCAAGGTTGTTAAAATTATCGTGTTCAGTATTAATACACAGTTTAAGGGGTTGGAGTGTAACGATTaacaaacatgtttttttttatatgcaGATCAAAGCACTCCACCAATATGATTGCCAGAGAGCTAATAAATCGACTTTCGCTTGGGGTCTAGAAGCAAGAGTTCCGTTTTTGGACAAGGAGTTTATCAATGTTGCGATGAATATTGATCCTGAGAATAAAATGGTATAAATCAAGAAAGTTATTTTGTTGTTTCAATACTTGTACAAGAATGTTACTAAGTTGGTTTATTTAAAACTTTCAGATAAAACGAGATGAAGGACGAATTGAGAAGTTTATTTTgaggaaggcctttgatgatgAAGAGAATCCTTATCTGCCAAAGGTACGAATACGGAGTAATTTTCTGCATTATCGATTTACGCAAAGTTAACTTGCGATCAAAACTAACATTGAAACATTCAATTTCACGCAGCACATTTTGTATAGGCAGAAAGAACAATTCAGTGATGGAGTTGGTTATAGCTGGATTGATGGCCTTAAAGCTCATGCTGCGAAACATGTATGAAATCCAACTTCTTTTCCCCTTACAATTCAGTGATGAAGTTTGCTATTGTTACGAAATTCGTGTTCCTTATTATTGATTCTTGACCTTTTCCAATAGGTTACTGATAAAATGATGCTTAATGCTGGCAATATCTTTCCTCACAACACACCAAACACAAAGGAAGCATACTACTACCGAATGATCTTTGAGCGGTTCTTCCCTCAGGCAAGATAACCAATCAATTCTTCTTAATTTGTTGTAACCATAAGCAATGTAGTAGCACTGATTACATTCAATCACTTctattttcttaaattattacTAGCGGTTATTTTCATGTCAATATCAGTATCGTAGTTAGTGTTTCTGAGAGTACTTCATTGACCATAAGATAACATAGTTTAACAAGTTCTGATTCAAAATTGGTATTTCTTGAACTTGTTTTGCAGAACTCGGCAAGGCTAACTGTTCCCGGAGGACCAACGGTTGCATGCAGCACAGCTAAAGCTGTTGAATGGGATGCTACTTGGTCAAACAACCTCGATCCTTCTGGTAGAGCAGCACTCGGAGTTCATGATTCAGCTTATGAAAACCAGAACAAAGTCAACAAAACTGTAGAATTTGAGACGATTATACCACTGGAAGCCGCTCCTGTCGAGCTTGCCATCCAGGGCTAGGTTCAGCTGGTCCAAGGAATGACTGTGCTAGAAGAATGAAGATAATAATTGAAAACATAACATTAATGAAGAATTTGCCATCTGTTTAATTTTATCCGGGGCAAAGTTATGCTATATAATATAGATAATGCTTTAAATAAGTATTGCATCTTGTATCATTTTGAATTCTGTAATTTGAACTGTTATCTTATCTTAATCTATTTGATTTCCAAGCTATGTGTTTGTTACCTTGTACAAATTGAATAAGGTTTTACAATACTTATAAAATGAATTAATAGAATAAAGCAACATAGAGAAGTTGATTCCAAGTATCAGGCAAACCAGGAAGACACCAATGACTACAATCAGCCGAGTGATCCGGGTTAGCTCTCTGCTGCGGATTCAATTCACCACTGTAAATCGAAGGGTGTCCATCTTTCCTCAATGCTGATAACATCGTGATGTCAAGAAGATATGCAGGATCGCGCATTTCACGAATCACCATATCCACTATTCTCATCTGTTGTTGAGTGTATGTTTCTACTCCTCCATGGTTTATTGTCGTGCCACTGATTGGAGCTGTTTCACCATAGCAGTTCTTCGTTGTCATCATCGATGTTGTTCTACCAGCTTCTGCGTTCCATTCGTTTTGGCTACACATATATTTCGGTGATCAATGCGACAAAATATTAGTATAACTTTTGTTTAAAAATCATACATAACTTTAAAATTAACTTACTTGTAATGAGTGGGAGAAATTGCTTGAAATAACACTTGGGTTTTACTTCTGTCAATATTTGCATCCACCCAAGTAGCCCATGTTTTCATACCACTTTCCAACGCTCCGAATCGATCCATGTCGGAATAATACTCCCCTCTTAATTCTAGATAATCCCATCTGCACTCAATTaatcaacaaacaaacaaaaaaaatcaaatttctttAAGACTCAATCTAATGTAATTAATTTCCTAATAGTACTTTCTTGAATAAGCTTAAAAAAAGGAACATATTCTTTCCTACCCTTGAAGTGATCCTTGATGAGTCCACCAATGTCCTGTGTTGAACAACAATACATCAGCACTCTTCCATGTGTTACCATTCTTATCTGCCTCATCAAGCCTCAAGATTCTCTTCCCTTGGACCATATCCATATCCACCAAATAAGGTGCTCTGTGAAATGCAATCTTCACACCATAGTCCTGTATATATCATATTAAATCCAATTTTAACCTCATGTTTCTCTTGTTTTCATAATAACATTCTATaggaaaagtcacaaaaatgatGTATGCAATATGTAACTATGtcaaaaattttgaaaatgttttgGGCCCCCTCATATGCATACATACTATTTAATTGGACCCTTAAATCTATTAATAATTCAATTGACACTATCTATCAAACCATTTTTCAACAGCTTATTTGTCTTATTATTACCAAAAAGCATGACCCTACCCCTTTCGTGATTCTCAATGAAACTTTAGAAAGAGGGAAACAACCATTCTGCTGCTGGAAAGTTATCATAGTTTAAATCTTAGTAATAGAAATAGAAATAGTGTGAAATGGAAAATGGGGTATTGGTAGATATCAGCAAAGTGACTTTTTCTTATCAAAATAACTATGACGCACCAATACGCGTTGGTGTCGTATCATACCCTACAAAACTGCAAATTGTAGAGTTAGGATTGCCCCATTTATAAATGTCAGTGATGCGAGATTCTTAAGACACTCACTCCCTCACACTCAGGACTGGTggtttgataccatgttaagaaatgtagtTGAACCTAATTGAAATTTACAAAACCACTTATAGGATAAGAACTGTCCcgcacttataagcacatgttcatgCCATATATTGTCTGACATATGACTCGTATCACACCTGACCGCAATTTTTCAGAATATATCAATGATCATGACcacaattttaaaactttttgttAGCAATAAACTTAAAGCTCATACATATGTTTTAGGCTCACCAAGAATGTGAAGGTGGAAAGAGGATCTCCACTGACATGTTGTGTCAGTGATTGAGGTACTGCAGCAGACAGCATACAAATCAAAGACTGCCATTGGTTCCTTCCCAACGAGTCACCAACAAACATTACAGTCTTTCCTTTCATCTTCATCAGAAACTCAACACCATTGAACCTTCCATTACACAGTACCACAAAACACCATCACTCAGAATATTCAAATTATACTATGAAACTATTACTATACAGTGTACACTACATTATCTAAAAATACAATCTTTTTCAGTTGTTTGTAAACTTTGTACCTTGGAAGCTCACAATTAAGCGGTTTCCATCTGTATTTAAGGTAATCAGAATCCGGGCGACCATACATTTGGCAATTGAATTCCGGGTCTATGATTTCACAGCTAGAGGATTGATAAAAAGGGTAACTTTCAGTTTCATCATGAACCCAAGTTCCTACAAACAATGCGCAACTGCTTTGGTTGTTGTTAGATTTCAAAATGGGTTTTTGATGgtggtgatgatgatggtgatgaagaGAAGAAGCTTTTTGGCATTGAAGtgaaagaatgaaaagaagaGAGAAGAATGAAAGGAAAACTGAAGAAAGAAGAGACATTGATGGAGAGAGTGGAAGAGAGGGAAAACTGAAAGGTGTTAATAGAAGAGGTAACTGTTTTGAGAGAAAAGGTATAGAAATGGTGTTGGTGGAGAGaaaaaagtgctttttttttttgttgtgtgcATGTGAAGATGGATGAACGTGGTAACGAATATGGAACTTTTTAAAACCGGTTTAGTAAATTTGAGCAATGGTGAGTTCTTatagaaaaaagattttttttttcttttttaaacttcAATTATACAATGTAATCTAAGATAGAAATGATGAGTGAGCAAGTGGATTTGAtgagaaaataggttgcaaagaTACTAAACTTTGAAACTCATAATTATAAAGTATTTGCTCCATCCTAAATTAAAATGACAAACGGATAGAAAATtgaaaatcatataaaattaaatattagtgAATAATCTATCCTTAAGATAGAATATTGGATTAGTTTTTCAAATCCAACCAATAATTATTGGTGCATGAGGTTGAAGATTAAAATGAAAATGGAagaagagagaggagagagaaactAACTTCTATCTCAAATTGAAAACTGCAAAGTGTGAATTATGTTACAAAGACAACTATCAATGAGTTTATATACTAACATTTAAATATAAATGTTAATCAAATGAAACTCAAATTAAAGCTAAATGCAAACTAACTAGTGTTGAATTTGGATTACACTTCAACACCATCCCTTAATTTATATTCAAGACTAAAATCAACAACACCAATTTCATCCCTCAAGTGGATAAAGTGTTCAATCTTATAGCTTTGGTCATCACACCTGCAAGTTGCTTCCAAATGCTACAGTAAACAACTTCAAGCATTCTATTCTGAACCTTATTATGTAGGAAATGGAACTTTGTGTCAATGTGTTTGCTTCTCTCATGCAGCACTAGGTTCTTGGCAAGGCTTATGGCAGGTTGGTTGTCTATCATCAGTTTCACAGGCTTGCACACATTGATCTTCAAATCCTTCAATAAATTCATCAGCAAAACAACTTGACACGCAGACAAATCAACAACTATGTACTGAACTTCACAGGTTAACAAGGCAACCACAAGTTGTTTCTTGGAGCACCAAGAAATGGGACTTCACAGATACTTGAAGAAATATCTAGAAGTActtcttctatcaactctgtctctaCACTAATCAGAGTCTGAATAACATATCAGCCCTGATTCAAATTTAGCACCAGAAGAGAATAAAACTTCATACCTCAAAGTCCTCTTAATATACCTTAGTATCCTGACAGTAGCTTGGTAACGCGATCACTTTGGTTTGTTCATTACTCACCATTCCAACTGTATAGTAGATGTCAGATATGTTGTTATAGAGATATCTCAATAAGCCAACCAACTGTTTAAAAGTTATAGCATCTACATCATCACCCTTAACATCAGAATCCAACTTGTGATTTGTTTCAGCATGTGTGATTGTAGACTTGCAATTTGTTAACTCAATTCTCTTCAGAGAATCAAGTTCATACTTTAGATGATGCAAAATTATACCCTTCTCAGAGTATATAATATCCATTCTTAGAACATATACCATGTTTCCTAGATCagtcatctcaaactcattcatcggCACCTTTTTGAACAGCTCCCTgttagcaatatgtcatcaacatagagacacacCATAATCATATTACTTTCAAAGTTATGCTGAACATAAAACCCATAGTTTCTGAATCCTTGAGACTTGAAAAATTAATCAATTTTCCGActccaagctctaggagcttgtttcagtcCATAAAAGGTTTTATGCAACTTATACACCATCCCTTCCTAATTCTTTTTCACAAATTTAAGAGTTGTGACATATAAACTTCCTCTTGTAAATTACCATTCAGAGAAGcagattttaaatttaaatgcaTCAGAGGTCAATTCCTATTTGCAGCTATAGCAATCACtaatctgattgtttcatgtctagctacaggagcaaccATTTAAAAatagtctaaaccatatttttATAGAAATCCTCTTGCAATTAACCTAGCTTTATGTTTTTCAATTGAACCATCTAGCTTTAGCTTtatcttgaaaacccatctgataCTTCTGGCTTTCTTATTCTTTTGAAGCTCAGTCAACTCCAAAGTCTTGTTTCTTtgtatagcctcaagttcttattTCATGGCCTTTAACCACACTttcttcttgagagattcttcagTATTAACTAGTTCAGAGTCTACTAAAATGGAAAACTTAATgacttctccttcagagtctatcTCAGTATCTCGTAATATGTAAAACTCTCTAAATCTTATTGGTATTTGTTTGACTCTTTGATGCCTCTGAACATGTTCAAAATCTTCTTCAGATGTTAGGCTAACTTCAGAGGCTAGACCACCTTCAAAAGTTCCACCTTCAGAGTCATACTCGCCATTAAACTTAGACTTACCTTCAGAGTCTCCTTTAGCTTCAGAGTCACCTTCAGACTCTGACTTATCTTCAGAGGCCAAATCTGTAACACCTCAAAATTTAgatttaattgattatttgtgatttttttgtgaATTTATGTGAGGTATGTATGGTATGTTGTGGGGTAATGGTGGATTAAGGTACTAATTAGTGTTATTTAGATTTAAATAATTTgggttatattatttataattataataataataatcaaatagATTTTTAAGGTGAAAAGGTGAATAATTTCATAAGAGGAATATCATATAAAGGATCTAAGGTGTAACaaagtaaaaatataaaataagagagaTATGGTTTATTATGTACGATCGTGGAATAGAGAAAAAGACGTGAAATGAGAGTTAGGGCGCTGAGAACCAAAGAGGAACTTCCATAAAAAACTAAGAAAGAGATTGATTCCTAGGAATTCGAGGTAAAGGGGTGTAATAAAGTTTATTATGATTGATATTGGGTTAAGATAGTGGTAGGTTTTTGTCTTTTATGAtgatttaatgaaaaatattaagagattgttgatgatgatgattatgtagTATGATTTACATCCATAATGATGTGATGATGTGTTTTGATGTTAATACGTGATATATAGTGTTTATAATGCGTTTTGAAATGAGTATGGTGTATGGAATTGAAATTGGTATGGTCTGGACTAATAGTGAATCGCAAATGAGAAGTTGCCGAATCACGAATTCTCCGGGCGAGCAGAGCGTTCCGACGTCACGGGGCGAGCCTAAAGCGAGAAGGATGAGGCTCTTGGAAAATGTATGGGGGAGGAATTTCGCCCCAGCGTTACCGAGGGAATGAAACAAGAGGGATGCAAATTTCTCAATTCGTCGAGCGAACACCAGGAGAGCAGGAAGCAAGCAGAGCGCTCATAGGCCGCCTGGCGAGGCCGAGTCGAGCAGTCTGGCATCATTTCTTCAAAAGGTGGTAACTTGAGTTTCAGTAGTCGGTTTGACGCGTTGTTCAATGTGTTAGGAAGCTGATGCGTAGACCTATAATTTAATTGAGTTATTTGAGGCATGATTCTAGTACCTATGTGTTTATGATTGAATTCATTATATGATTGGTACGCTATAATGTCCTATTTTTTATGACGAATACGATGTTGTGATGCTGTCGTGATGTCAATGAAGGTGTTGTGGTGATGATTTAATGATGTGCATGCTTATTGTATATATATGCTATGTGAAGATGAATAATGTGAATGATGATGCGATTGACTAGCCGTTGTCAAAATTTATATGACTTTGTTATgcatcatacattcatagcattttTGGACGGTGGTCCATTTATGATGTGCTCAATCCTATTGTATGGATTGAGTGTATTTGTGATGTGCTCTGATTCTAAGAGGGAATCGATCttatggtggggatctttggagggTGATTAACCAGGCGTTCATAATTTTTGGCACCACATGCATTAAGTCAGTGTTGTTGCATTAACATCCTATGAGACATTGCATGAATATTGTTGGTGATTTGTGATGTGACGATAATTGCGAGCTATGTGATTATATGATATAAAATATTTCTATGTGCTATTATGATGTATCGGTGAATGTGATGTGTTGATGAGTGTGatgtgcatcaagtttgagaatggactGCGTCTGGAGATCATACAGGATGTCGGGTATCTTGGGATTCACCAACTTCCTGTGCTATTGAATAAGTGCAGAATTTATGATCAGGATACCAGAGCCAAATCTTCTTTTTATAAGAGTTATAatgagaagaaagagaagaaccaagtgTGGGAGGAGCTCCTGCTTCGGTTAGGTGCTTTAAGTGTGGTGAGCAAGGTCATCGTGCCAACGATTATACCAATAAGGTGCTAATATGTTTCAAATGTGGTAAGATAGGTCATCGTGCCCCTGAGTGAAAAAATGAAGGTCCGACTTGTTTCAACTGTAGTGAACAGGGTCACATCAGTACCCAGTGTCAGAAGCTGAAAAAGGCTACTACTACTGCTTATACTAATGGCAGAATGTTCGCTTTAAGTGGTTCAAAAGATTCTAAGAAGGACAACTTGATtcgaggtacttgttttattaacaaTGTTGagttgattgctattattgatactggtgctactcgTTCGTTTATTTCGCTTTGATGTGCTACTATGATGGGTTTGAAATTGTCTTTTATAAGTGGGAGTATGATGATCAATACTCTAACTAATGGTTCTGTAACTATTGCGCTAGTGTGTTTGAGTTGCCCTTTGACCATTTATGGTAAGAGtttcatgatgaatttgttgtgttTACCCTTGCACCAAATTGATGTTATTGTTGGAAtaaactggttggagttcaactatGTTCATATCAATTGCTACAGTAAGACTGTGAGGTTCACAGAGTTTGGTGACGGTGGAGAGCCGATGTTTTTATCTGCTAAGCAAGTAGAAGGACTTTTAGAAGATGAAGCTCAAATGTTTGCAATATTTTCGGCACTGCATATTGAACGTGAAGCTGTCAGTGTTGAGTTACATGTTGTCTGTGAATTTCCAGAGGTGTTTCTAGATGACATCAGTGATTTACCTCTAGAGCATGAGGTGGAGTTTGCTATATAATAAGTACCTGGTACAAGTCCAGTGTTGATGGCTCCTTACAGGATGTTAGCTTCAAAGTTGggtgaactgaagaaacaattggaagaattAATTGagactctgggggctaccaagccagggatgaaatcactatacgatagtatcaattcgaagctaaacaacctctggtttacaacttctcacttaatcactacccttcctatgacttctacctaagactcacctaggtatgaggccctcctcaaatccttTCATTCACAACAAGTGACAAACAACACAACTAACCAATTGTAGAAGAcactattcaaaaacacacaatcatCACTCGCTTAGAAGCTTATGGACGATTAACAATTTACAACTCAACTAAAAATACTCCAACTTTAATATCAACATAATACAAGA
It encodes:
- the LOC131629723 gene encoding uncharacterized protein LOC131629723, which gives rise to MGLKLSFISGSMMINTLTNGSVTIALVCLSCPLTIYGKSFMMNLLCLPLHQIDVIVGINWLEFNYVHINCYSKTVRFTEFGDGGEPMFLSAKQVEGLLEDEAQMFAIFSALHIEREAVSVELHVVCEFPEVFLDDISDLPLEHEVEFAI
- the LOC131629705 gene encoding protein PMR5-like → MSLLSSVFLSFFSLLFILSLQCQKASSLHHHHHHHHQKPILKSNNNQSSCALFVGTWVHDETESYPFYQSSSCEIIDPEFNCQMYGRPDSDYLKYRWKPLNCELPRFNGVEFLMKMKGKTVMFVGDSLGRNQWQSLICMLSAAVPQSLTQHVSGDPLSTFTFLDYGVKIAFHRAPYLVDMDMVQGKRILRLDEADKNGNTWKSADVLLFNTGHWWTHQGSLQGWDYLELRGEYYSDMDRFGALESGMKTWATWVDANIDRSKTQVLFQAISPTHYNQNEWNAEAGRTTSMMTTKNCYGETAPISGTTINHGGVETYTQQQMRIVDMVIREMRDPAYLLDITMLSALRKDGHPSIYSGELNPQQRANPDHSADCSHWCLPGLPDTWNQLLYVALFY
- the LOC131629704 gene encoding asparagine synthetase, root [glutamine-hydrolyzing]-like, with protein sequence MCGILAVLGCSDPSRAKRVRVLELSRRLKHRGPDWSGLHQHGDCFLAHQRLAIVDPASGDQPLFNEDKSVIVTVNGEIYNHEELRKQLPNHTFRTGSDCDVIAHLYEEYGEDFVDMLDGIFSFVLLDTRDNSYIVARDAIGVTSLYIGWGLDGSVWISSEMKGLNDDCEHFECFPPGHLYSSKDSGFRRWYNPLWYSEAIPSAPYDPLALRHAFEKAVIKRLMTDVPFGVLLSGGLDSSLVASITSRYLATTKAAEQWGSKLHSFCVGLEGSPDLKAGKEVADYLGTVHHEFTFTVQDGIDAIEDVIYHVETYDVTSIRASTPMFLMSRKIKSLGVKWVISGEGSDEIFGGYLYFHKAPNKEEFHQETCRKIKALHQYDCQRANKSTFAWGLEARVPFLDKEFINVAMNIDPENKMIKRDEGRIEKFILRKAFDDEENPYLPKHILYRQKEQFSDGVGYSWIDGLKAHAAKHVTDKMMLNAGNIFPHNTPNTKEAYYYRMIFERFFPQNSARLTVPGGPTVACSTAKAVEWDATWSNNLDPSGRAALGVHDSAYENQNKVNKTVEFETIIPLEAAPVELAIQG